The DNA segment TCACCGACCCGGTCACCTGCTCGCCCGAGGACACGCTGGCCGAGGTCGACGCGCTGTGCGCCCGGTTCCGGATCTCCGGCGTGCCGGTCACCGACGCGTCCGGTTCGCTTGTGGGCATCATCACCAACCGCGACATGCGGTTCGAGGTCGACTTCAGCAGGCCGGTCAGTGACGTGATGACCAAGGCGCCTTTGGTGACGGCGCAGGTCGGTGTGACGGCGGACGCGGCGCTCGGCCTCCTTCGCAGGCACAAGATCGAGAAGCTGCCCATTGTGGACGGCGCGGGCAAACTGCGTGGCCTCATCACGGTCAAGGACTTCGTCAAGACCGAGCAGTATCCGAACGCCACAAAGGACGTCGACGGCAGGCTGCTGGTGGGCGCCGCCGTCGGGGTCGGCGCCGACGGGCATCAACGGGCGATGGCGCTGGCCGACGCAGGTGTCGACGTGCTCATGGTCGATACGGCACACGGTCACTCCCGTGCGGTGCTGGAAACGGTGTCCACCTTGAAGAAGGAACTGGGCGACGCCGTCGACATCGTGGGGGGCAACGTCGCGACCCGGGCTGGCGCGCAAGCGCTCGTGGACGCGGGAGCCGACGGCGTGAAGGTCGGCGTCGGACCCGGCTCGATCTGCACTACGCGCGTGGTGGCCGGTGTCGGTGTTCCGCAGATCTCGGCGATCCACGAGGCCGATAAGGCGTGCAGGCCCTCCGGTGTTCCGGTGATCGGCGACGGTGGCATCCAGTACTCCGGCGACATCGTGAAGGCCATCGCGGCCGGTGCTTCGGCCGTGATGCTCGGCAGCCTGCTCGCGGGGACCGCGGAGGCGCCCGGCGAGGTCGTGCTCGTGAACGGCAAGCAGTACAAGACCTACCGCGGCATGGGATCGCTCGGAGCGATGCGCACGCGCGGCGAGCAGCGGTCCTACTCGAAGGACCGGTACGCGCAGGACGACGTGCTTTCCGAGGACAAGCTCGTGCCGGAGGGCATCGAGGGGCGGATTCCGTTCCGCGGTCCGC comes from the Prauserella marina genome and includes:
- the guaB gene encoding IMP dehydrogenase, producing the protein MTNEFPPADLVASAEADAGGAPDKFALLGLTFDDVLLLPAESDVVPSSVDTSTRLSRNVTLRVPLLSAAMDTVTEARMAIAMARQGGMGVLQRNLPIEEQAQAVEIVKRSEAGMVTDPVTCSPEDTLAEVDALCARFRISGVPVTDASGSLVGIITNRDMRFEVDFSRPVSDVMTKAPLVTAQVGVTADAALGLLRRHKIEKLPIVDGAGKLRGLITVKDFVKTEQYPNATKDVDGRLLVGAAVGVGADGHQRAMALADAGVDVLMVDTAHGHSRAVLETVSTLKKELGDAVDIVGGNVATRAGAQALVDAGADGVKVGVGPGSICTTRVVAGVGVPQISAIHEADKACRPSGVPVIGDGGIQYSGDIVKAIAAGASAVMLGSLLAGTAEAPGEVVLVNGKQYKTYRGMGSLGAMRTRGEQRSYSKDRYAQDDVLSEDKLVPEGIEGRIPFRGPLSEVVHQLAGGLRSGMGYAGASTIPELQRAQLVRITAAGLKESHPHDVTMTVESPNYTSR